Proteins from one Hoplias malabaricus isolate fHopMal1 chromosome 2, fHopMal1.hap1, whole genome shotgun sequence genomic window:
- the LOC136677134 gene encoding putative uncharacterized protein DDB_G0282133, which yields MRNNTDHNSNIRNDNINPNSNIRNNNTNHNFNIRNNNNRNSNIRNNNNHNSNIRNNTDHNSNIRNNTDHNSNIRNDNINHNSNIRKDNINHNSNIRKNNINHNSSIRNNTNHNFNIRNDNINHNSNIRNNDINHNYNVRNNANHNSNIRKNTDHNSNIRNDNINHKSNIRNNTNHNYNIRNNTDHNSNIRNDNINPNSNIRNNNTNHNCNIRNNNNRNSNIRNNNNHNSNIRNNTDHNSNIRNNNNHNSNIRNNTDHNSNIRNNDINHNYNIRNNTDHKSTIRNNTDHNSNIRKNTGHNSNIRNDNINHNSNIRNNTNRNSNIRNNNTNHNSNIRNNTNRNSNIRNNTNHNSNIRNDNINHNSNIRNNTNRNSNIRNNTDHNSNIRNDNINHNSNIRNNTNRNSNIRNNTDHNSNIRNDNINHNSNIRNNTNRNSNIRNNNTNHNSNIRNNTNRKSNIRNNTDHNSNIRNNTDHISNIRNNTNRNSNIRNNTGHNSNIRNDNINHNSNIRNNTNRNCNIRNNNTNHNSNIRNNTNRNSNIRNNTDHNSNIRNNNTNHNSNIRNNNNHNSNIRNNTDHNSNIRNKTDHNSNIRNNTDHKSNIRNSTDHNSNIRNNTNDNSSIRKDNINHNSNIRKNNINHNSSIRNNTNRNSNIRNNTGHNSNIRNDNINHNSNIRNNTNRNSNIRNNNTNHNSNIRNDNINHNSNIRKDNINHNSNIRKNNINHNSSIRNNTNHNFNIRNDNINHNSNIRNNDINHNYNVRNNANHNSNIRKNTDHNSNIRNDNINHKSNIRNNTNHNYNIRNNTDHNSNIRNDNINPNSNIRNNNTNHNCNIRNNNNRNSNIRNNNNHNSNIRNNTDHNSNIRNNNNHNSNIRNNTDHNSNIRNNDINHNYNIRNNTDHKSTIRNNTDHNSNIRKNTGHNSNIRNDNINHNSNIRNNTNRNSNIRNNNTNHNSNIRNNTNRNSNIRNNTNHNSNIRNDNINHNSNIRNNTNRNSNIRNNTDHNSNIRNDNINHNSNIRNNTNRNSNIRNNTDHNSNIRNDNINHNSNIRNNTNRNSNIRNNNTNHNSNIRNNTNRKSNIRNNTDHNSNIRNNTDHISNIRNNTDHISNIRNNTNRNSNIRNNTGHNSNIRNDNINHNSNIRNNTNRNCNIRNNNTNHNSNIRNNTNRNSNIRNNTDHNSNIRNNNTNHNSNIRNNNNHNSNIRNNTDHNSNIRNKTDHNSNIRNNTDHKSNIRNSTDHNSNIRNNTNDNSSIRKDNINHNSNIRKNNINHNSSIRNNTNRNSNIRNNTGHNSNIRNDNINHNSNIRNNTNRNSNIRNNNTNHNSNIRNDNINHNSNIRNNTNRNSNIRNNNTNHNSNIRNNPDHNSNIRNNTDHNSNIRNNNTNHNKISHTKNK from the exons ATGAGGAATAACACTGATCACAACTCTAATATCAGGAATGACAACATCAATCCGAACTCTAATATCAGGAATAACAACACCAATCACAACTTTAATATCAGGAACAACAACAATCGCAACTCTAATATcaggaacaacaacaatcaCAATTCTAATATCAGGAATAACACAGATCACAACTCTAATATCAGGAATAACACAGATCACAACTCTAATATCAGGAATGACAACATCAATCACAACTCTAATATCAGGAAGGACAACATCAATCACAACTCTAATATCAGGAAAAACAACATCAATCACAACTCTAGTATCAGGAATAACACCAATCACAACTTTAATATCAGGAATGACAACATCAATCACAACTCTAATATCAGGAATAATGACATCAATCACAACTATAATGTCAGGAATAACGCCAATCACAACTCTAATATCAGGAAGAACACCGATCACAACTCTAATATCAGGAATGACAATATCAATCATAAATCTAATATCAGGAATAACACCAATCACAACTATAATATCAGGAATAACACTGATCACAACTCTAATATCAG GAATGACAACATCAATCCGAACTCTAATATCAGGAATAACAACACCAATCACAACTGTAATATCAGGAACAACAACAATCGCAACTCTAATATAAGGAACAACAACAATCACAATTCTAATATCAGGAATAACACAGATCACAACTCTAATATcaggaacaacaacaatcaCAACTCTAATATCAGGAATAACACAGATCACAACTCTAATATCAGGAATAATGACATCAATCACAACTATAATATCAGGAATAACACAGATCACAAGTCTACTATCAGGAATAACACTGATCACAACTCTAATATCAGGAAGAACACCGGTCACAACTCTAATATCAGGAATGACAACATCAATCACAACTCTAATATCAGGAACAACACCAATCGCAACTCTAATATCAGGAATAACAACACCAATCACAACTCTAATATCAGGAACAACACCAATCGCAACTCTAATATCAGGAATAACACAAATCACAACTCTAATATCAGGAATGACAACATCAATCACAATTCTAATATCAGGAACAACACCAATCGCAACTCTAATATCAGGAATAACACAGATCACAACTCTAATATCAGGAATGACAACATCAATCACAATTCTAATATCAGGAACAACACCAATCGCAACTCTAATATCAGGAATAACACAGATCACAACTCTAATATCAGGAATGACAACATCAATCACAATTCTAATATCAGGAACAACACCAATCGCAACTCTAATATCAGGAATAACAACACCAATCACAACTCTAATATCAGGAACAACACCAATCGCAAGTCTAATATCAGGAATAACACAGATCACAACTCTAATATCAGGAATAACACAGATCACATCTCTAATATCAGGAACAACACCAATCGCAACTCTAATATCAGGAATAACACCGGTCACAACTCTAATATCAGGAATGACAACATCAATCACAACTCTAATATCAGGAACAACACCAATCGCAACTGTAATATCAGGAATAACAACACCAATCACAACTCTAATATCAGGAACAACACCAATCGCAACTCTAATATCAGGAATAACACAGATCACAACTCTAATATCAGGAATAACAACACCAATCACAACTCTAATATcaggaacaacaacaatcaTAACTCTAATATCAGGAATAACACAGATCACAATTCTAATATCAGGAATAAAACAGATCACAATTCTAATATCAGGAATAATACAGATCACAAATCTAATATCAGGAATAGCACTGATCACAACTCTAATATCAGGAATAACACCAATGACAACTCTAGTATCAGGAAGGACAACATCAATCACAACTCTAATATCAGGAAAAACAACATCAATCACAACTCTAGTATCAGGAACAACACCAATCGCAACTCTAATATCAGGAATAACACCGGTCACAACTCTAATATCAGGAATGACAACATCAATCACAACTCTAATATCAGGAACAACACCAATCGCAACTCTAATATCAGGAATAACAACACCAATCACAACTCTAATATCAGGAATGACAACATCAATCACAACTCTAATATCAGGAAGGACAACATCAATCACAACTCTAATATCAGGAAAAACAACATCAATCACAACTCTAGTATCAGGAATAACACCAATCACAACTTTAATATCAGGAATGACAACATCAATCACAACTCTAATATCAGGAATAATGACATCAATCACAACTATAATGTCAGGAATAACGCCAATCACAACTCTAATATCAGGAAGAACACCGATCACAACTCTAATATCAGGAATGACAATATCAATCATAAATCTAATATCAGGAATAACACCAATCACAACTATAATATCAGGAATAACACTGATCACAACTCTAATATCAG GAATGACAACATCAATCCGAACTCTAATATCAGGAATAACAACACCAATCACAACTGTAATATCAGGAACAACAACAATCGCAACTCTAATATAAGGAACAACAACAATCACAATTCTAATATCAGGAATAACACAGATCACAACTCTAATATcaggaacaacaacaatcaCAACTCTAATATCAGGAATAACACAGATCACAACTCTAATATCAGGAATAATGACATCAATCACAACTATAATATCAGGAATAACACAGATCACAAGTCTACTATCAGGAATAACACTGATCACAACTCTAATATCAGGAAGAACACCGGTCACAACTCTAATATCAGGAATGACAACATCAATCACAACTCTAATATCAGGAACAACACCAATCGCAACTCTAATATCAGGAATAACAACACCAATCACAACTCTAATATCAGGAACAACACCAATCGCAACTCTAATATCAGGAATAACACAAATCACAACTCTAATATCAGGAATGACAACATCAATCACAATTCTAATATCAGGAACAACACCAATCGCAACTCTAATATCAGGAATAACACAGATCACAACTCTAATATCAGGAATGACAACATCAATCACAATTCTAATATCAGGAACAACACCAATCGCAACTCTAATATCAGGAATAACACAGATCACAACTCTAATATCAGGAATGACAACATCAATCACAATTCTAATATCAGGAACAACACCAATCGCAACTCTAATATCAGGAATAACAACACCAATCACAACTCTAATATCAGGAACAACACCAATCGCAAGTCTAATATCAGGAATAACACAGATCACAACTCTAATATCAGGAATAACACAGATCACATCTCTAATATCAGGAATAACACAGATCACATCTCTAATATCAGGAACAACACCAATCGCAACTCTAATATCAGGAATAACACCGGTCACAACTCTAATATCAGGAATGACAACATCAATCACAACTCTAATATCAGGAACAACACCAATCGCAACTGTAATATCAGGAATAACAACACCAATCACAACTCTAATATCAGGAACAACACCAATCGCAACTCTAATATCAGGAATAACACAGATCACAACTCTAATATCAGGAATAACAACACCAATCACAACTCTAATATcaggaacaacaacaatcaTAACTCTAATATCAGGAATAACACAGATCACAATTCTAATATCAGGAATAAAACAGATCACAATTCTAATATCAGGAATAATACAGATCACAAATCTAATATCAGGAATAGCACTGATCACAACTCTAATATCAGGAATAACACCAATGACAACTCTAGTATCAGGAAGGACAACATCAATCACAACTCTAATATCAGGAAAAACAACATCAATCACAACTCTAGTATCAGGAACAACACCAATCGCAACTCTAATATCAGGAATAACACCGGTCACAACTCTAATATCAGGAATGACAACATCAATCACAACTCTAATATCAGGAACAACACCAATCGCAACTCTAATATCAGGAATAACAACACCAATCACAACTCTAATATCAGGAATGACAACATCAATCACAACTCTAATATCAGGAACAACACCAATCGCAACTCTAATATCAGGAATAACAACACCAATCACAACTCTAATATCAGGAATAACCCAGATCACAATTCTAATATCAGGAATAACACAGATCACAATTCTAATATCAGGAATAACAACACCAATCACAACAAAATCAGTCACaccaagaataaataa